Proteins co-encoded in one Dasypus novemcinctus isolate mDasNov1 chromosome 18, mDasNov1.1.hap2, whole genome shotgun sequence genomic window:
- the LOC105747337 gene encoding uncharacterized protein isoform X3 translates to MTTQCQACTTQPPTCSNESGPPPHPEETTTQPPACLKESAIQPLPEEINPVSPDETARKCPEAQYKHNAGNPGLFTASIKRIPSKHRLIKTFTLGGIPENKSPKKLVFQSIKCRKKQRLESGCSLGKEQNQRQGKLQPYPKEYPPEEARRPQTSTMRSQTITPGQAFEKNRSSDIATREVVANQTDSPEPRVQEATGTKRRTSQAGGGCSTA, encoded by the exons ATGACCACCCaatgtcaagcttgcaccacccaacctcCAACCTGCTCGAacgagtctggacctcctccccaccctgagGAGACAAccacccaacctccagcctgcctAAAGGAATCTGCCATCCAACCCCttcctgaagagattaatcccgtctcaccagatgaaactgcaaggAAATGCCCTGAG GCACAGTACAAACACAATGCCGGAAACCCAGGGTTGTTTACAGCAAGCATCAAAAGGATACCCTCCAAGCATCGTTTGATAAAAACCTTTACCCTCGGTGGGATACCAGAAAACAAATCGCCAAAGAAATTGGTGTTTCAGAGCATAAAATGCAG aaagaaacaaagactggAGTCTGGATGCTCCTTAGGAAAAGAGCAAAACCAGAGACAGGGCAAGCTTCAGCCCTACCCTAAAG AATACCcaccagaagaagccagaagaccCCAGACTTCCACCATGAGATCTCAAACAATCACCCCAGGTCAAGCCTTTGAGAAGAACAGAAGCTCTGATATTGCTACCAGGGAAGTAGTGGCTAACCAAACAGACTCTCCAGAACCACGAGTTCAA gaggcaacaggaaccaaacgcaggacctcccaggcgggaggtgggtgctcaactgcttga
- the LOC105747337 gene encoding double homeobox protein B isoform X2: MLCFQAQYKHNAGNPGLFTASIKRIPSKHRLIKTFTLGGIPENKSPKKLVFQSIKCRKKQRLESGCSLGKEQNQRQGKLQPYPKEYPPEEARRPQTSTMRSQTITPGQAFEKNRSSDIATREVVANQTDSPEPRVQKWFLNQSDQHPEQSKRKSINSLGESPSGGQDLTLQCHQTDLSTLPGSSPHFLSPNFLSKKPTCVTVLPSHVSFVPWHLVGVSGSQGPCIMKAQPMQAAQGGEQSDSSPTPSLGRDMSDIQMPFSPQYQGQCQDHNEHSSWEVLQLKESSQPHPEHEKAELHDIAHILRWWDEGRLALIAEWKPPEGTQEQTGDSEADLWPHQLRSHLIRLANHTSDM, encoded by the exons ATGCTGTGTTTTCAG GCACAGTACAAACACAATGCCGGAAACCCAGGGTTGTTTACAGCAAGCATCAAAAGGATACCCTCCAAGCATCGTTTGATAAAAACCTTTACCCTCGGTGGGATACCAGAAAACAAATCGCCAAAGAAATTGGTGTTTCAGAGCATAAAATGCAG aaagaaacaaagactggAGTCTGGATGCTCCTTAGGAAAAGAGCAAAACCAGAGACAGGGCAAGCTTCAGCCCTACCCTAAAG AATACCcaccagaagaagccagaagaccCCAGACTTCCACCATGAGATCTCAAACAATCACCCCAGGTCAAGCCTTTGAGAAGAACAGAAGCTCTGATATTGCTACCAGGGAAGTAGTGGCTAACCAAACAGACTCTCCAGAACCACGAGTTCAA AAATGGTTTTTGAACCAAAGTGATCAGCACCCAGAGCAAAGCAAAAGGAAATCCATAAATTCCTTGGGAGAGAGTCCAAGTGGGGGCCAAGATCTGACTCTTCAGTGCCACCAAACCGACCTGTCCACTCTCCCAGGCAGCTCTCCTCATTTTCTTTCACCGAATTTCTTAAGCAAGAAGCCAACATGTGTCACTGTTCTTCCTTCCCATGTGTCATTTGTTCCTTGGCATCTGGTTGGGGTCAGTGGGAGCCAGGGACCTTGTATCATGAAGGCTCAGCCCATGCAGGCTGCACAGGGAGGAGAGCAGTCTGACTCCTCCCCAACACCGTCCCTGGGCAGGGACATGTCAGATATACAGATGCCTTTCTCACCCCAATACCAAGGACAGTGCCAGGATCACAATGAGCACTCTAGCTGGGAAGTACTGCAGTTAAAGGAGTCTTCTCAACCTCATCCAGAGCATGAAAAAGCTGAGCTGCATGACATAGCTCACATCCTGCGATGGTGGGATGAGGGGCGCCTGGCTCTCATTGCAGaatggaaacctcctgaggggacACAGGAGCAGACTGGAGACTCTGAAGCAGACCTGTGGCCCCATCAGCTCAGGAGTCATCTCATCCGCTTGGCCAACCACACCAGCGATATGTAG
- the LOC105747337 gene encoding double homeobox protein B isoform X1 has translation MTTQCQACTTQPPTCSNESGPPPHPEETTTQPPACLKESAIQPLPEEINPVSPDETARKCPEAQYKHNAGNPGLFTASIKRIPSKHRLIKTFTLGGIPENKSPKKLVFQSIKCRKKQRLESGCSLGKEQNQRQGKLQPYPKEYPPEEARRPQTSTMRSQTITPGQAFEKNRSSDIATREVVANQTDSPEPRVQKWFLNQSDQHPEQSKRKSINSLGESPSGGQDLTLQCHQTDLSTLPGSSPHFLSPNFLSKKPTCVTVLPSHVSFVPWHLVGVSGSQGPCIMKAQPMQAAQGGEQSDSSPTPSLGRDMSDIQMPFSPQYQGQCQDHNEHSSWEVLQLKESSQPHPEHEKAELHDIAHILRWWDEGRLALIAEWKPPEGTQEQTGDSEADLWPHQLRSHLIRLANHTSDM, from the exons ATGACCACCCaatgtcaagcttgcaccacccaacctcCAACCTGCTCGAacgagtctggacctcctccccaccctgagGAGACAAccacccaacctccagcctgcctAAAGGAATCTGCCATCCAACCCCttcctgaagagattaatcccgtctcaccagatgaaactgcaaggAAATGCCCTGAG GCACAGTACAAACACAATGCCGGAAACCCAGGGTTGTTTACAGCAAGCATCAAAAGGATACCCTCCAAGCATCGTTTGATAAAAACCTTTACCCTCGGTGGGATACCAGAAAACAAATCGCCAAAGAAATTGGTGTTTCAGAGCATAAAATGCAG aaagaaacaaagactggAGTCTGGATGCTCCTTAGGAAAAGAGCAAAACCAGAGACAGGGCAAGCTTCAGCCCTACCCTAAAG AATACCcaccagaagaagccagaagaccCCAGACTTCCACCATGAGATCTCAAACAATCACCCCAGGTCAAGCCTTTGAGAAGAACAGAAGCTCTGATATTGCTACCAGGGAAGTAGTGGCTAACCAAACAGACTCTCCAGAACCACGAGTTCAA AAATGGTTTTTGAACCAAAGTGATCAGCACCCAGAGCAAAGCAAAAGGAAATCCATAAATTCCTTGGGAGAGAGTCCAAGTGGGGGCCAAGATCTGACTCTTCAGTGCCACCAAACCGACCTGTCCACTCTCCCAGGCAGCTCTCCTCATTTTCTTTCACCGAATTTCTTAAGCAAGAAGCCAACATGTGTCACTGTTCTTCCTTCCCATGTGTCATTTGTTCCTTGGCATCTGGTTGGGGTCAGTGGGAGCCAGGGACCTTGTATCATGAAGGCTCAGCCCATGCAGGCTGCACAGGGAGGAGAGCAGTCTGACTCCTCCCCAACACCGTCCCTGGGCAGGGACATGTCAGATATACAGATGCCTTTCTCACCCCAATACCAAGGACAGTGCCAGGATCACAATGAGCACTCTAGCTGGGAAGTACTGCAGTTAAAGGAGTCTTCTCAACCTCATCCAGAGCATGAAAAAGCTGAGCTGCATGACATAGCTCACATCCTGCGATGGTGGGATGAGGGGCGCCTGGCTCTCATTGCAGaatggaaacctcctgaggggacACAGGAGCAGACTGGAGACTCTGAAGCAGACCTGTGGCCCCATCAGCTCAGGAGTCATCTCATCCGCTTGGCCAACCACACCAGCGATATGTAG